In Eretmochelys imbricata isolate rEreImb1 chromosome 14, rEreImb1.hap1, whole genome shotgun sequence, a genomic segment contains:
- the LOC144275296 gene encoding olfactory receptor 6N1-like, producing MADCRNQTAITEFFLLGFGDLPDLQILLFLMFLVIYMATVVGNTLIVVLVVADQHLHSPMYFFLGNLSCVETCYTSAIVPQMLASLLTGDRTISVSGCIIQLYFFGSLVATECCLLTAMSCDRYLAICKRLHYLTLMNIRFSFQLAAGSWLNGFLGTTIFVLFLSQLIFCGPNEIDYFYCDALPLIELSCSDTHQLILVDFILACVFILPPFLLTMTSYMCIIATILRIPSTTGRQKAFSTCSSHLIVVTIFYGTLMIVYMLPKRDTLRDLNKVLSLCYTVLTPLVNPLIYSLRNREVKEALRKAFSKCGFCKNVQRL from the coding sequence atggcagactgcagaaaccaaacagccatcactgaattcttcctcctgggattcggggatctccctgacctgcaaattcttctcttcctgatgttcctagtgatctacatggcaaccgtggttgggaacaccctcattgtggtgctcgttgtggctgaccagcatcttcacagccccatgtacttcttcctggggaatttgtcctgcgtagagacctgctacacctcagcCATCGTGCCccagatgctggccagtctcctgactggggacagaaccatctcagtcagtggctgcatcatacaactgtatttctttggttctctggtggctacagaatgctgtctcctaaCAGCGATGTCTTGtgatcggtatttagcgatatgtaaacGCCTGCACTATTTAACTCTTATGAATATCAGGTTTTCCTTCCAGTTGGCTGCTGGGTCCTGGTTAAATGGTTTTTTGGGTACTACCATCTTTGTcttattcctatcacagttaataTTCTGTGGCCCAAATGAAATTGACTATTTCTATTGCGATGCCCTCCCACtgatagagctctcctgcagtgacacccaccaGCTCATATTGGTGGATTTCATACTAGCCTGTGTATTCATCCTGCCTCCATTCCTGCTAACCATGACGTCCTACATGTGCATCAtcgccaccatcctgagaatcccttccaccaccgggaggcaaaaggccttttccacctgctcctctcacctcattgtggtgacaattttctatggaaccctaatgattgtctacatgctaccgaaacgtgatacactgagagacctaaacaaagtgctctctctttgctacacggtcctgactcccctggtaaaccccctcatctacagcctgagaaacagagaggtcaaggaagctttgaggaaagcattcagtaaatgtggcttttgcaaaaacgtgcagagactctga